A genomic window from Clostridium cylindrosporum DSM 605 includes:
- a CDS encoding DUF421 domain-containing protein: protein MSYTNFIGDLDIILRSVVSVVVLFLLSRAMGKKHIANLTFFDYVIGISIGSIAASFAVDESIPYVHGVIALVVYAVFALIVSKISLKGVRLRNILGGTPTILIQNGNLIEKNLKKEKFSINDLLEECRLNGVFNISDVDYAILETNGKVSFLLKAKSMGVTLGDMNIKGKDTGIQIELIIDGFIVYDHLKEINKNKSWLLNELKKRNINSPKNVLLASIDSVGNMIIQFKNDDINIINGLK from the coding sequence TTGTTGTTTTATTCCTACTTAGTAGGGCTATGGGTAAGAAGCATATTGCTAATTTAACATTTTTTGATTATGTTATAGGGATTTCTATAGGCTCTATAGCAGCATCATTTGCAGTAGATGAGAGTATACCATATGTTCATGGAGTTATAGCCCTTGTAGTATATGCAGTATTCGCCTTAATTGTCTCTAAGATTTCCTTAAAGGGAGTTAGGCTTCGTAATATATTAGGAGGCACTCCTACAATTCTTATTCAAAATGGCAATTTAATTGAGAAGAATCTTAAGAAGGAAAAATTCAGTATAAACGATTTACTTGAGGAGTGTAGACTAAATGGTGTATTCAATATCTCAGATGTAGATTATGCCATATTAGAGACTAATGGAAAGGTTAGTTTTTTACTTAAAGCTAAGAGTATGGGAGTTACATTAGGAGATATGAATATAAAGGGTAAAGATACCGGAATTCAAATTGAGTTAATCATTGATGGCTTCATAGTATATGACCATCTAAAAGAAATAAATAAAAATAAGTCTTGGTTACTTAATGAACTTAAAAAAAGAAATATAAATTCTCCTAAGAATGTACTTTTAGCAAGCATAGATAGTGTAGGGAACATGATAATACAGTTTAAGAATGATGATATAAATATTATTAATGGCCTAAAATAA